The sequence AAAGAAAAACTATGATATTTTCTTAACCACTTTAGCCTAATTTACCTTCCTAGTCCCTAGTCCCTTTTACTTAATTAACTACAGCACTTGCTCAACTTCAGCAATTTCTGGAATCATTTCTCGTAAACGGCGCTCAATTCCCATTCTCAGCGTCATTGTTGAGCTAGGACAACTACCACAGGCTCCTTGAAGCCGTAATTTGACAACAGGACCATCGAGTTCTACTAACTCTACATTACCACCATCAGACATCAGGTAAGGACGCAATTCATCCAGAACTGTTTCCACGTTATTTGTTGTCAGTTCCATTAATTTAGACCTCGTTCAGCTTGCAAATGTTGATAAGTTGATCCTAGATCTAATTTACGCGATCGCGGAGCGTGGGCTTGGCGCGATCGCCGATACAACCACTAGTTCAATCATGCCTATACAGCTGCTGGTTCGAGCAACTTAATATTTGAGAAATTGAATTCTGTTGTAGTCCGTTTGCCATTTTCATACGAGTGCACAACCTGCTTGGTCATAACATAGTAGTCGCCGACTTTCTCGTAAGTATCTTCAAAATTCAAAACTCTCATCACATCGTTTGTTTGCGGATTGCGAAACACGGCATCATAGCGCGATGCAACATAACCTTTTCCGGTGTCTAAGCTTTCGTGAGTATCAATCACAAACGCCATACGCCCCATAACGCGACTCACTTGGCAAATTTCTGTACCGCGAATTTTGTAGTTAGACCCCATTGAGTCACCCTTCACTAAGATCTCAACAGCACCTGAAGAGTCAGTTTCACCTAGATTGAATTCGTGCTTGCTATGCGACTGCTCAAAACTAGAGCGCTTGCGATGCGTGACAATATCTCTTAGTTGCGTGTAGACACTCTCTTGCACTTCTTCGTTGTCAATATCTGTGACTTCTACACTCCAATCCTGATTGATGCGTACGTGACCTGTGTAGACTTCAGACTCTTGCTTTAACTCTACATCAGCACTATATCCAGGAAAGTTTTCATCCCAGGTATAGCGATTCTCGTAAGCACTTTTAAATAGTTCAGTGGCACTTAATTGCTGTGTCATGTAATCATTCTGACTTCAACTGTACTATTATCTCTTGTTTGAGAGGTGAGGAGTGAGTGATTAGTGGCTAGTGGGGGTGTTGGCGAGTGTTTGAGTAGTAGAGTAGGAGTGTGGGAGAGACGAAAATGCTATTTTTCCCTCTTACCCTACAACCCTCTTACCCGCCTACCCTCTGCCTCTATCTCATTCAGTAGTTGGTGGAGATTCTGATGTAGCTTGTGATGCACCTGATTGCTGTAACCGTAGTGCCTCTTGCGCTGAAACACCTTCGCTTGCAGAGCCAATGTACCACAAGGCAGCTGCGGCTTCTGCACGAGTTACCGTTTTCTTGGGTTGAAACAGCGTCGTATAGCCAAAAACGCGGCGAATGTTTGAGCGATCGCTATTTTGAAAATCTGCTAAGACGGCTTGTAATGCTCTTGGTTCAATTTTTGCTGCATCTTGAAAACCCCACGTTTGCTGTACTGCCTCTACTGAAGCATTAGGGAGCGAGGAGCGCGTATCTAGCGGAACTTTCCATAAAATCATTTGTTCCCGCGTTAACGGTGCATCAGGGCGAAATAGCACGGTTGTTGAACTCCCTGAGAGTGGACTAGGAATTAAACCTGCTTCTGCTAAACCCTGGATTATGGGAAAATCTGCATCGGATGACGGTACATCTTGAAATGCTGGTTGGGCAGAAGCAGATGCCTCGCGAATTTGTTGCGCAGGGCTATTAGCATAAAGTTGGTTATTTGCAGCAACTAACCAACGCGCATACTCTCGCCGTGTTATAGTTTTGTTCGGTTCAAATTGATTTGTAGAAGCACTACTTTTAGATGTTGCTTGCAGTGGCAGCGCACCTAATGCTGTTAGGTCTTGGAGATACTGACGCAGTTCTTGTGGTGCTTGGTTGGTATCGTTGAAAGTTTGTGCAGTATTTGTTTGTTGTGTAGTGTTATCTACAGTTTGTGCTGTTTGATTGTTTTGCTGCGATCGCACTGGACCAATAAAATCTGCATCTCCTGGTTGTGGTACGTTGTCTGTCTCAGCCGATGTTGATGGACTAGCTGTAGCCGTGGTATCGCGAGTGTATTGTATTGTAAATTCTGTATTTCCTGCTACGTTTGACTCAGTAGTACTGCTTTGATTGATCGTTGCCGGAATTGTTAGTGTAACGCGCAACCCGTTTTGCTGTGCTTCTAATATTCCCTCTTGAGTTGACTGACTCACATCCCAATTATTTGTCTGAAACTCGTTTTGATAAAAGCTTTGAACAGCATTCGTGGGGTCAGAGGTTGCCCAGCGCGTTGTTGATTGTGTTGCTTCCTGCAATTGAGCATTCGGATAACGCGGAATTTCTGGCGGAAAGTCTGCTGGTAGCTGAATATCGGGATTTGGAGTAGGTTGATTGTTGTTATTCCCTGTACCAAAGGCGATCGCAGGGTTATTCTCCAATCTGGGATCTGCAGCTAACATCTGCTCTAGACTTCTGCCAGATTGACTATTCGCACAGGCACTCACAGATGCCAATAAGACAGCTATACTGGCTACTCGGAAAAAGCATCTTGATGTCAACACAGTCGTTTAGAGAAGATACCGTCACTTCTTACGCTAACGTAATTTTTTGAGAGTTGCTGACACTGCTTATGCAGAAGGTTATGGGTGACTAGCTGGACAATATTTTTTTGTATGTTTTTTTACCAAATCAGGGAGATTTTGATGAGATGGTAGATGAGTTATGGAAAACTTGTGATTTGCCTAGTATCCAAAAGACAAAATAAATATTAAATTTAAGTATAAGATATTAGCAAGCTTAACCTGTTTCCTGTGCTGCAACAAAATTTCATGCAGGTTTTTCCTCAAAAGCTTAGCGATCGCGCACCGCTTCAGCTATTGCTGTTTGTTGATGAACGTTCCGGTTCCCAGCAACAGAATCAGCAAATATATCACTACCTCAAAGAGTTACAAGAAAAATATGTATTTGAACTTCAAAGTATTGACGTTGGCGAACAGCCTTATTTTGCAGAACACTTTAAATTAGTTGCTACACCAGCACTGATTAAAATTTATCCAGAACCACGGCAAACTTTAGCTGGCAGTAATTTAATTGCTCAACTACAATCTTGGTGGCCGCGTTGGCAACAAGCGATCGCAGAGAAATTAGAAAATAACAGCAAATCAGATATTACATCATCACAAGATGGTGTGTGTTCAATTGCCGATTCAGCAGAAGCAATGCTGATGGCAGACGAAATTTTTAGCTTAAAACGCGAACAAGAAAAATTATTAGAACAACTACATTTTAAAGAACAAGTCATTGCCATGCTGGCACACGATCTGCGGAATCCTCTGACTGCTGTATCGATTGCCCTGGAAACTCTAGAAACAAATTTAAATCCACGTCAAGGACAACCTCAACTCACACCAAATCTAATTGCACAGTTATTGAAGCAAGCTCGGACGCAAGCAAAGTCAATTGATAAAATGATTGCTGGGTTGTTGCAAGCAGCGCGTGGAAGTGCAGCTGAATTAAATATTCAGCCACAGAAGTTAGAACTACAGCAACTTTGTCACGATGTCCTCACCCAATTAAGCGATCGCGCGAATGACAAAAATCAGAAAGTAGAAACTGATATTCCCCACGATTTACCACGTATTTATGCCGATCAAGAAAGAGTTCGCCAAGTTCTAATCAACTTGTTGGATAATGCAATCAAGTACACGCCAACAAATGGCACTATCCGAGTTTCTGCGCTACATCGCACAACTCAAAAAATTCAATTGAGTATTTGTGACACAGGTCCTGGAATCCCTGAGGAAAACCGCGATCGCATCTTTGAAAACCATTTTCGCTTAGAAAGAGACCAAGCAAAAGATGGCTATGGAATTGGTCTTTGTCTGTGCCAGCGAATTATTAGAGCACACTATGGTCAAATTTGGGTAGATTGCCCACCCACAGGTGGCTCTTGCTTTCACTTCACGCTACCAGTTTATCCAACTTGAAGATGTTTTCTCAAACCGAAACTAGCTGCTTGTTTGGGCGTATCTTTTAAGAGCAGCAATAATTTGAGTATTAGCTGTAGGGAAAGAATACTGCTCAATTTCGTTTAAACTGACCCAGAGAACTTCATCGCATTCGATTGGCATTGGCTCACCAGATAAATGCTTGCACAAATGTACTGTTAAAGTCACTTGTAAGTGTGGGTAAGTGTAGTCAATTGTAATTAAATGTTCGCCAACGTCAATTTCAATTCCTAATTCTTCTTTAATTTCTCTTCTAATACACTCTTCCACCGTTTCTCCTGGCTCAATCTTACCACCAGGAAATTCCCATAGTCCGCCCAACTTTCCTTCTGGACGACGGCGATCTATCAGAATTTGTTTTTGGTCATTCCAAACAACAGCAACACCGATAATTTTATGCGGAACTATCACCCAGAAACCTCTTAATGGAGTTATCGAGCGTACAGATATATAGTCATCTATTCAACTACTACTGGCAATAGTATCTGTTGAGTTGTGAATACTGGTAATCTCTCTGCCAAAATTATATAACTCGGCTGAGCGAGATGTTTGCTTGCCGAGTTCATTGTTGGTTAGATATAGGGTGTACTATATGCTGCAGCGATGTTCGATGTAACATAGTACAAGTACAATCATAGCTATTCATGTGCTGAGTTACTGGCTTCAGCTGCTTGCAGAGATTTCTCAAATAGCATCCTTTGCTCTGCATTACGCAAGAAATAACCGCTCATCATTGCTGACGCTAGCAGACGCCCTAGATTCTCGCGGGTTGTTGTAATGCTAACGTTGAAATTTTCTGGAGGCAAATTTCCTAGAAGTCCGATAATATTGCGTTCCATAATTTGAAACACTT comes from Gloeocapsopsis sp. IPPAS B-1203 and encodes:
- a CDS encoding NifU family protein, with the protein product MELTTNNVETVLDELRPYLMSDGGNVELVELDGPVVKLRLQGACGSCPSSTMTLRMGIERRLREMIPEIAEVEQVL
- a CDS encoding DUF3386 domain-containing protein — translated: MTQQLSATELFKSAYENRYTWDENFPGYSADVELKQESEVYTGHVRINQDWSVEVTDIDNEEVQESVYTQLRDIVTHRKRSSFEQSHSKHEFNLGETDSSGAVEILVKGDSMGSNYKIRGTEICQVSRVMGRMAFVIDTHESLDTGKGYVASRYDAVFRNPQTNDVMRVLNFEDTYEKVGDYYVMTKQVVHSYENGKRTTTEFNFSNIKLLEPAAV
- a CDS encoding S-layer homology domain-containing protein, whose protein sequence is MSACANSQSGRSLEQMLAADPRLENNPAIAFGTGNNNNQPTPNPDIQLPADFPPEIPRYPNAQLQEATQSTTRWATSDPTNAVQSFYQNEFQTNNWDVSQSTQEGILEAQQNGLRVTLTIPATINQSSTTESNVAGNTEFTIQYTRDTTATASPSTSAETDNVPQPGDADFIGPVRSQQNNQTAQTVDNTTQQTNTAQTFNDTNQAPQELRQYLQDLTALGALPLQATSKSSASTNQFEPNKTITRREYARWLVAANNQLYANSPAQQIREASASAQPAFQDVPSSDADFPIIQGLAEAGLIPSPLSGSSTTVLFRPDAPLTREQMILWKVPLDTRSSLPNASVEAVQQTWGFQDAAKIEPRALQAVLADFQNSDRSNIRRVFGYTTLFQPKKTVTRAEAAAALWYIGSASEGVSAQEALRLQQSGASQATSESPPTTE
- a CDS encoding histidine kinase, whose product is MQVFPQKLSDRAPLQLLLFVDERSGSQQQNQQIYHYLKELQEKYVFELQSIDVGEQPYFAEHFKLVATPALIKIYPEPRQTLAGSNLIAQLQSWWPRWQQAIAEKLENNSKSDITSSQDGVCSIADSAEAMLMADEIFSLKREQEKLLEQLHFKEQVIAMLAHDLRNPLTAVSIALETLETNLNPRQGQPQLTPNLIAQLLKQARTQAKSIDKMIAGLLQAARGSAAELNIQPQKLELQQLCHDVLTQLSDRANDKNQKVETDIPHDLPRIYADQERVRQVLINLLDNAIKYTPTNGTIRVSALHRTTQKIQLSICDTGPGIPEENRDRIFENHFRLERDQAKDGYGIGLCLCQRIIRAHYGQIWVDCPPTGGSCFHFTLPVYPT
- the mutT gene encoding 8-oxo-dGTP diphosphatase MutT; the protein is MIVPHKIIGVAVVWNDQKQILIDRRRPEGKLGGLWEFPGGKIEPGETVEECIRREIKEELGIEIDVGEHLITIDYTYPHLQVTLTVHLCKHLSGEPMPIECDEVLWVSLNEIEQYSFPTANTQIIAALKRYAQTSS
- a CDS encoding DUF760 domain-containing protein — its product is MSDVSNQASRFFDGEENSGLLWQYVQGLSPESVNQLSKPTSGEVFQIMERNIIGLLGNLPPENFNVSITTTRENLGRLLASAMMSGYFLRNAEQRMLFEKSLQAAEASNSAHE